From Anopheles coluzzii chromosome 3, AcolN3, whole genome shotgun sequence, the proteins below share one genomic window:
- the LOC120955859 gene encoding sulfotransferase 1A3-like, translating to MNKPDCSNSWQLCFGRFGSSMSFEYTEITDPLFVENKGQTGEDDYIMVRAKLYSHVPIKIPNWTPQAHCYTTLFKQYEQELLEAEVYPDDVWVISYPKSGTTWTQEMVWLICNDLNFEAARAESLQIRFPFLEVSLIHPTDTSSFERAKNTPRPRFIKTHLPVSMLPKRYWEVKPKTIHIRRNPKSVAVSYFFHSQGIHYRGSMDTFLRSFVREHQFYSPYHAHVIEYHELQDCDNILYLSFEEMKHYLPSVVRKVCEFFGKTYSKPELELLYQHLSFKSMRDNPTVNYKSRDPTKKGEQFIRKGEAEGWKKELTPEQIQLLDEWTKEKVPNQEQRKLFE from the exons ATGAACAAACCCGATTGCAGCAATAGTTGGCAGTTGTGCTTTGGACGCTTCGGAAGCAGCATGTCGTTTGAATATACGGAAATAACGGATCCACTGTTCGTGGAGAACAAGGGACAAACGGGAGAGGATGACTACATCATGGTGCGTGCGAAACTGTACAGTCATGTGCCGATTAAGATTCCCAACTGGACGCCACAGGCTCACTGCTACACAACTCT GTTTAAGCAGTACGAGCAGGAACTCCTTGAAGCGGAAGTGTACCCAGATGATGTGTGGGTCATTTCCTATCCGAAGAGTGGAACGACCTGGACTCAAGAGATGGTTTGGCTGATCTGTAACGATCTTAACTTTGAAGCAGCGCGAGCAGAATCTTTACAAATCCGCTTCCCTTTTCTGGA AGTTAGTTTAATACATCCCACTGATACGAGTTCATTTGAGCGTGCAAAAAATACACCACGTCCTCGCTTCATCAAGACGCATCTTCCAGTGTCCATGCTACCGAAGCGCTACTGGGAAGTCAAACCCAAAACCATACACATCCGACGCAACCCAAAGTCGGTGGCCGTTTCGTACTTCTTTCACTCGCAGGGCATCCATTACCGTGGCTCGATGGATACCTTTCTGCGATCGTTTGTTCGTGAGCATCAGTTTTACTCACCGTACCATGCGCACGTGATCGAGTACCATGAGCTACAAGATTGCGATAACATCCTATACCTTTCCTTCGAAGAGATGAAACACTATCTGCCATCGGTCGTGAGGAAGGTGTGTGAGTTTTTCGGCAAAACGTACAGCAAGCCGGAGCTGGAACTGCTGTACCAGCACCTTTCCTTTAAGTCGATGCGTGACAATCCAACTGTCAACTATAAAAGCCGAGATCCAACGAAGAAAGGGGAGCAATTTATTCGAAAAGGTGAAGCAGAAGGCTGGAAGAAGGAACTGACACCTGAGCAGATCCAACTGCTCGATGAGTGGACCAAGGAAAAGGTTCCTAATCAAGAGCAGAGGAAATTGTTTGAATGA
- the LOC125906392 gene encoding luciferin sulfotransferase-like: MRSERSSMSFEYIEITDPLYVENKEQTGEENYIMVRAKQYKDVPIKIPNWVPQAHCFTTEFKRHEKELLEAEVYPDDVWVISYPKSGTTWIQEMAWLICNDLNFEAARAKKISARFPFLEIGLQSAALHFSFKDVKDMPRPRFIKSHLPVSMLPKRYWEVKPKTIHIRRNPKSVAVSYFFHSQGIHYRGSMDTFLRSFVREHQFYSPYHAHVIEYNELRDCDNILHVSFEEMKRYLPSVVRRVCQFFGKSYSKPELELLYQHLSFKSMRDNPAVNFENPKGPTKGEPFMRKGEADGWKKELTPEQIHMLDEWTKERVPNPEHRKLFE, translated from the exons ATGAGAAGTGAACGAAGCAGCATGTCGTTTGAATACATCGAAATAACGGATCCACTGTACGTGGAGAACAAGGAGCAAACTGGAGAGGAGAACTACATCATGGTGCGTGCGAAACAGTACAAGGACGTACCAATCAAGATTCCGAACTGGGTGCCCCAAGCTCATTGCTTTACTACGGA GTTTAAGCGGCACGAGAAGGAGCTACTCGAAGCGGAAGTGTATCCAGATGATGTGTGGGTCATTTCCTATCCAAAGAGTGGAACAACCTGGATCCAGGAGATGGCTTGGTTGATCTGCAACGATCTTAACTTTGAAGCAGCCCGAGCGAAAAAAATTAGCGCTCGCTTCCCTTTTCTGGA AATTGGTTTACAGTCTGCTGCTTTACACTTCTCGTTCAAGGATGTGAAAGATATGCCCCGTCCTCGCTTCATCAAATCGCACCTTCCAGTGTCGATGCTGCCGAAGCGCTACTGGGAAGTCAAACCGAAAACCATACACATTCGGCGCAACCCAAAGTCGGTGGCCGTTTCCTACTTCTTTCACTCACAGGGCATCCATTACCGTGGTTCGATGGATACCTTTCTGCGATCGTTTGTTCGTGAGCATCAGTTTTACTCACCGTACCATGCGCACGTGATAGAGTACAATGAGCTGCGCGATTGTGACAATATACTCCATGTCTCATTTGAAGAGATGAAGCGCTATCTGCCATCGGTTGTGAGGAGGGTTTGTCAGTTTTTTGGGAAGTCCTATAGCAAACCGGAGCTGGAACTGCTGTACCAGCACCTTTCCTTCAAGTCGATGCGTGACAATCCAGCTGTCAATTTTGAAAATCCAAAAGGCCCAACCAAAGGGGAACCGTTTATGCGGAAAGGCGAAGCGGACGGCTGGAAGAAGGAGCTGACACCCGAGCAGATCCATATGCTTGACGAGTGGACCAAGGAAAGGGTGCCAAATCCAGAGCACAGGAAATTATTTGAATAA
- the LOC120955860 gene encoding uncharacterized protein LOC120955860 has protein sequence MVPNRCIYYLTVAVHVVLVLVALWKVLLQENLCSQLLEQYDGMLVSGGATATKQLWLLGLRLLQLVDVQTVLLHGSSILLSNRFFHDPYSRHLNGMSHLWSVLTCCCMLTNLLAMLLFFRFISITYSTVQDSLYGGLEMYQFDSVWSDFWNHLQTHSQCCGVRNHTDWTGMLWETPEKEDQFRRLLLPDGGQTPALVPISCCRKQHHHCTGAQRINLGVTELLRTAALDGTSIINHTGCFASVQNSLASTVRLISTLDVILCSMQFGTIFLMRILFIANRNFQSNSAI, from the exons ATGGTTCCCAATCGTTGTATTTACTATCTAACAGTCGCCGTACACGTTGTGCTTGTGCTCGTTGCCCTTTGGAAGGTATTGCTGCAGGAAAACCTTTGCTCGCAACTACTGGAGCAGTACGATGGCATGCTGGTTAGTGGTGGTGCAACTGCTACAAAGCAGCTCTGGTTACTGGGCCTACGTTTGCTGCAGCTTGTCGACGTACAGACCGTGCTGCTGCACGGCTCCTCCATCCTACTATCGAACCGGTTCTTTCACGATCCCTACAGTCGTCATCTGAACGGAATGTCCCACCTGTGGAGCGTGCTAACGTGCTGCTGTATGCTCACGAACCTCCTCGcaatgctgttgttttttcgtttcatcAGCATCACCTACAGTACGGTACAGGATTCACTGTACGGTGGTCTGGAGATGTATCAGTTTGACAGTGTTTGGAGTGATTTTTGGAACCATCTACAAACCCATTCTCAGTGCTGCGGCGTGCGAAACCACACCGACTGGACGGGAATGTTGTGGGAAACGCCGGAAAAGGAAGATCAATTTAGAAG GCTACTGCTGCCAGACGGAGGCCAGACTCCCGCGCTAGTTCCAATTAGCTGCTGCCGGAAGCAACATCATCACTGTACGGGCGCGCAGCGTATCAATCTCGGCGTAACGGAGCTATTACGCACCGCCGCCCTAGATGGCACGAGCATCATCAATCATACGGGCTGTTTCGCTTCGGTGCAGAATAGTCTGGCAAGCACTGTACGGTTGATCAGTACGCTGGATGTGATTCTTTGCTCGATGCAG TTTGGTACAATATTTTTGATGAGAATTTTATTCATTGCTAATCGAAACTTTCAATCGAATTCGGCGATATAA
- the LOC120959572 gene encoding luciferin sulfotransferase-like, which produces MAFEYIEITDPLFVQNLGKCEEDDYLMVRAKQYSHVPIKIPNWVPQAHCFSVDFKNHEKDLLEAEVYPDDVWVISYPKSGTTWVQEMVWCICNDLNFEAARTNSLQSRFPFLEASSFAPVSFNTYEYARNTPRPRFIKTHLPVSMLPKRYWEVKPKTIHIRRNPKSVAVSYFFHSERFFYKCSMDTFLRSFVREHQFFSPYHAHVIEYHELQGCDNILHLTYEEMKRYLPAVVRKVCEFFGKSYSKPELELLYQHLSFKSIRDNPTLNREKPNDPIKKTPFIRKGETDGWKHELTPEQIHMLDEWTKERVPNPEHRKLFE; this is translated from the exons ATGGCGTTTGAATACATCGAAATAACGGATCCACTGTTCGTGCAGAACTTAGGGAAATGTGAAGAGGACGACTACCTCATGGTACGAGCCAAGCAGTACAGTCATGTGCCGATCAAGATTCCGAACTGGGTGCCCCAGGCTCACTGCTTTAGCGTAGA CTTTAAGAATCACGAGAAGGACCTGCTCGAAGCGGAAGTGTATCCAGATGACGTGTGGGTCATATCCTACCCGAAGAGTGGAACGACCTGGGTCCAGGAGATGGTTTGGTGCATCTGCAACGATCTTAACTTTGAAGCAGCCCGAACAAACAGTTTACAAAGTCGCTTTCCTTTTCTGGA GGCTAGTTCGTTCGCCCCCGTTTCGTTCAATACGTACGAGTACGCAAGAAATACGCCCCGTCCCCGCTTCATCAAGACGCATCTTCCAGTGTCGATGCTGCCGAAGCGCTACTGGGAAGTTAAACCCAAAACCATACACATCCGACGCAACCCAAAGTCGGTGGCCGTTTCGTACTTCTTTCACTCCGAACGATTCTTTTACAAATGCTCCATGGATACGTTTTTGCGATCGTTTGTTCGTGAGCATCAATTCTTTTCACCGTACCATGCGCACGTGATCGAGTACCACGAGCTGCAGGGTTGCGATAACATACTGCACCTTACGTACGAAGAGATGAAGCGCTATCTGCCAGCGGTTGTGAGGAAGGTGTGTGAGTTTTTCGGCAAGTCGTACAGCAAACCGGAGCTGGAACTGTTGTACCAGCATCTTTCCTTCAAGTCGATACGCGACAATCCGACGCTTAATCGTGAAAAACCGAATGATCCAATCAAGAAAACACCATTCATACGCAAAGGCGAAACGGATGGTTGGAAACACGAACTAACACCCGAGCAGATCCATATGCTTGACGAGTGGACCAAGGAAAGGGTGCCAAATCCGGAGCACAGGAAATTGTTTGAATAA